One genomic region from Flagellimonas oceani encodes:
- a CDS encoding DUF302 domain-containing protein, translating into MEYYFNKTLNEDFDKVIERVTEELKKEGFGILTEIDVKETLKKKLDVDFKKYKILGACNPPYAHKALEAEDKIGTMLPCNVIVQDVSKGNVEVAAVNPMASMQAVDNEILAEIANDITAKLENVIEKL; encoded by the coding sequence ATGGAATATTATTTCAACAAGACCCTTAACGAAGACTTTGATAAGGTAATCGAGAGAGTAACGGAAGAACTGAAAAAAGAGGGTTTTGGCATCTTGACCGAAATCGATGTCAAGGAAACCCTGAAAAAGAAACTGGATGTTGATTTTAAAAAGTACAAGATCCTCGGTGCCTGTAATCCGCCCTATGCCCATAAGGCACTGGAAGCCGAAGATAAGATAGGTACCATGTTGCCTTGCAATGTAATCGTGCAGGACGTATCGAAAGGGAATGTAGAAGTGGCGGCGGTAAATCCAATGGCTTCAATGCAAGCAGTCGACAATGAAATATTGGCTGAAATCGCAAATGATATTACCGCCAAATTGGAAAATGTGATCGAGAAACTTTAG
- a CDS encoding SHOCT domain-containing protein, with protein sequence MEILDNRFAKGELSKEEYEEQKRTINSKN encoded by the coding sequence ATGGAAATTCTAGACAATCGATTCGCCAAAGGCGAACTATCCAAAGAAGAATACGAAGAACAAAAACGAACTATTAACTCTAAAAATTAA
- a CDS encoding ion channel, translating into MDKEKDIETTGAFYGQLFNSSKYVLLVMLIASVIELYALPTMEGFYAMIILLALTLLKIGFIIALSFNQLMKIIGQSHLLSHVLVLFGYLIVLIVFSFAIDYTALQFVDAIHFKMNNSIGKDGLSVFFDLSYFSLITFSSVGYGDIVPISLPAKTLVALEVALRFFVLVFGIANVNRIRVNK; encoded by the coding sequence ATGGATAAAGAAAAAGACATAGAAACCACAGGGGCATTTTATGGACAGCTTTTCAATAGCTCAAAGTATGTTCTATTGGTGATGCTTATTGCTTCAGTAATCGAACTGTATGCGCTACCTACTATGGAAGGGTTTTATGCTATGATTATCCTACTGGCCTTAACATTACTAAAGATAGGATTCATTATAGCCTTGTCCTTTAACCAATTGATGAAGATAATTGGTCAGAGCCATCTATTGAGCCACGTACTGGTGTTGTTCGGATACCTGATTGTGTTGATAGTTTTCTCGTTTGCAATAGATTACACAGCGTTGCAGTTTGTGGATGCTATTCATTTTAAAATGAACAACAGTATTGGCAAAGATGGACTGTCGGTATTTTTTGATTTATCCTATTTCAGTTTGATAACATTCTCATCAGTAGGATATGGTGATATAGTCCCAATTTCCTTACCCGCGAAAACCTTGGTGGCGCTTGAAGTGGCACTGCGGTTTTTCGTCCTGGTCTTTGGTATCGCAAATGTGAATAGAATACGAGTAAATAAATAA
- a CDS encoding FMN-binding glutamate synthase family protein: MRRIFLISSITLLVVLAGLIMWKPHFWWLALLITPFMLLGLRDYFQKTDNIKRTYPLLGRITKLLEKQRHVVQETVLLNRTEGKPFNWIQKEIVYKRAEDAVKNQPFGTQIPYDEVGREWFTHSTYPVKEIKDDFRVAIGSSKCSKPYSASILNLAGMSYGSISKNATLALNGGAKIAGFAQNTGEGGFTPYHQEYGADIIFQFGTGYFGCRTEEGNFDPKKFVEIASNEVVKMIEIKVSQGAKPGFGAILPAKKNTEEIAKYRDVEKGTEILSPPHHAAFGTDLEMVAFIQELRKLSAGKPIGIKMCIGQQDEFERMVRIFAEKQNYPDFIAIDGAEGGSGAAHMESLHWAGMPIIEAVHFANGILKKYGLRDEIKVMAAGKIISAFDIYRMLALGADACYSARGMMFALGCVQSLKCNLDTCPTGITTMEPSRVASLVVEDKKTKVANYHKNTMEAFKELLKSMGIENRRGITKMYIKRRISENKAKGYDEIFIDNK; the protein is encoded by the coding sequence ATGAGAAGAATATTTTTAATATCGTCGATAACGCTTTTAGTGGTACTTGCAGGGCTCATAATGTGGAAGCCTCATTTCTGGTGGCTTGCGCTGTTGATCACACCTTTTATGCTTCTCGGCTTAAGAGACTATTTTCAAAAAACCGATAATATCAAAAGAACCTATCCGTTGTTGGGCAGGATTACGAAGCTTCTGGAAAAACAACGTCACGTCGTTCAAGAAACGGTTTTATTGAATAGAACAGAGGGAAAACCTTTCAATTGGATACAGAAAGAAATTGTTTATAAACGTGCCGAGGACGCGGTCAAAAACCAACCCTTTGGAACGCAGATTCCGTATGACGAAGTTGGTCGCGAATGGTTTACCCATTCCACGTATCCTGTTAAGGAAATCAAAGATGATTTTAGGGTTGCCATAGGGAGTTCAAAATGCTCAAAACCCTATTCAGCGAGCATTCTAAATCTGGCAGGGATGAGCTATGGTTCCATCAGTAAAAATGCAACGCTGGCCCTTAACGGCGGTGCAAAAATTGCTGGCTTTGCGCAAAATACCGGCGAAGGTGGATTTACGCCCTACCATCAGGAATATGGAGCTGATATTATCTTTCAGTTCGGTACAGGCTATTTTGGGTGTAGGACAGAAGAAGGGAATTTCGACCCTAAAAAATTTGTGGAAATCGCATCCAATGAAGTGGTCAAAATGATTGAAATAAAAGTCTCACAGGGTGCAAAACCCGGTTTTGGGGCCATTCTTCCTGCCAAAAAAAATACCGAGGAAATCGCAAAGTACAGGGACGTAGAAAAAGGAACCGAAATTCTATCGCCACCACATCACGCTGCATTTGGTACTGATTTGGAAATGGTAGCTTTTATCCAAGAATTACGGAAGCTTTCCGCTGGAAAGCCCATAGGGATTAAAATGTGCATCGGACAGCAGGATGAATTCGAAAGAATGGTCCGCATTTTCGCCGAAAAGCAAAACTATCCGGATTTTATAGCCATAGACGGTGCAGAAGGTGGTTCCGGTGCTGCACATATGGAATCGCTGCATTGGGCTGGAATGCCAATAATTGAAGCCGTGCATTTCGCAAACGGCATTCTTAAAAAGTATGGGTTGCGCGATGAAATAAAAGTAATGGCAGCAGGAAAAATAATTTCAGCTTTTGATATCTATAGAATGTTGGCACTTGGTGCCGATGCTTGCTATAGTGCCAGAGGGATGATGTTTGCCTTGGGCTGCGTACAATCCTTAAAATGCAATCTGGATACCTGCCCTACGGGAATCACCACAATGGAACCTTCAAGGGTCGCATCATTGGTAGTAGAAGATAAAAAGACCAAAGTAGCCAACTACCATAAAAACACTATGGAAGCCTTTAAGGAGCTGCTTAAATCAATGGGAATTGAAAATAGAAGGGGTATCACCAAAATGTATATAAAGAGAAGAATCAGTGAGAATAAAGCAAAAGGCTATGATGAAATTTTTATAGATAACAAATAA
- a CDS encoding DUF3347 domain-containing protein, producing MKNLKHGVVTLLMLGTTMGYAQHKIELNHDHSKMEMKVVELEFNDKNIANAYEHYEHIKNDLVGSNPGDTQKGAVMLNEALEKIEGSEAALAASQKIAATDNLERQRKAFSDLSNEMEPLLKGTVTSGKIYKDFCPMALNGGAYWLSAIKDIRNPYYGAKMLSCGKVTAIIEK from the coding sequence ATGAAGAATTTAAAACATGGTGTAGTAACCCTGCTCATGTTGGGGACTACAATGGGCTACGCACAGCACAAAATAGAACTGAACCATGACCATAGCAAGATGGAGATGAAAGTGGTCGAGTTGGAATTTAACGACAAGAACATCGCCAATGCCTACGAACATTACGAGCACATTAAAAATGACTTGGTCGGTTCCAATCCGGGCGATACCCAAAAGGGAGCGGTTATGTTGAACGAAGCGCTAGAAAAAATCGAGGGTTCCGAAGCGGCATTGGCGGCCTCGCAAAAAATCGCTGCTACCGATAATTTAGAGAGACAGCGAAAGGCTTTTTCCGATTTGAGCAATGAAATGGAACCCTTGTTGAAAGGAACCGTTACATCGGGAAAAATCTATAAGGATTTCTGCCCCATGGCCTTGAACGGAGGTGCTTATTGGTTATCTGCCATTAAGGACATCCGCAACCCATATTATGGAGCAAAAATGCTAAGCTGTGGAAAAGTGACAGCCATCATCGAAAAGTAA
- a CDS encoding heme-binding domain-containing protein, which yields MKKSIKIIALVFLVGFVGIQFFPTSRNQSDTIPKTDFMLVNDVPKQVENIIKTSCYDCHSNNTDYPWYNKVQPVAWFLEDHVTHGKEELNFNEWADYSNRRKNSKLKSIISQIENGEMPLWSYTLIHREAKLSEDKRKTVLDWVSKLKDSL from the coding sequence GTGAAGAAAAGTATAAAAATCATAGCACTAGTGTTTTTGGTCGGGTTTGTGGGGATACAGTTTTTTCCCACTTCCCGAAACCAAAGCGACACAATACCAAAAACTGACTTTATGCTTGTGAACGATGTACCGAAACAAGTGGAGAACATCATCAAGACCTCTTGCTACGATTGCCATAGCAACAACACGGATTATCCTTGGTACAACAAAGTGCAACCCGTTGCCTGGTTTTTGGAGGATCATGTTACCCATGGCAAGGAAGAATTGAATTTTAACGAATGGGCCGATTATTCAAACAGAAGAAAGAACAGCAAGTTAAAATCGATCATAAGTCAGATAGAAAATGGAGAAATGCCCCTTTGGTCTTATACACTAATTCATAGGGAAGCAAAACTTTCGGAGGACAAGAGGAAAACCGTTCTCGATTGGGTTTCAAAATTAAAGGACAGTTTATAA
- a CDS encoding YybH family protein yields the protein MQTLKSTTVTMLLIIATSPLCGQDAKTEKEAVLTVMKSYKDALQNLTTDGTFELFTEDSEVFESGGVEGTYSHYIEHHLGPELGHFEKFEFSDYEIDVKVDVPYAFTTETYIYTIVLNPDDKGNSRTIKKKGVATSILKKIDGKWKIIKTHSSSRNIK from the coding sequence ATGCAAACACTAAAATCAACTACAGTAACAATGTTGCTCATAATAGCGACAAGTCCACTATGTGGTCAAGATGCAAAAACAGAAAAAGAAGCAGTGCTTACAGTAATGAAAAGCTATAAGGATGCCCTACAAAACCTAACGACCGATGGTACTTTCGAATTATTTACCGAGGATTCCGAGGTTTTTGAATCGGGAGGCGTCGAGGGTACGTACAGCCACTATATAGAACATCATTTAGGACCGGAATTAGGTCATTTTGAAAAATTCGAATTTTCAGATTATGAAATCGATGTAAAGGTAGATGTACCCTATGCCTTTACTACCGAAACGTACATATATACCATTGTCCTCAATCCAGACGACAAGGGAAATAGCCGGACTATAAAGAAAAAAGGGGTAGCAACCTCAATCCTTAAAAAAATAGATGGAAAATGGAAAATAATAAAAACCCATTCATCTTCAAGAAATATTAAGTAA
- a CDS encoding DUF302 domain-containing protein — MENNKGKSEWVSQQNYSESQSTPYCITRRYGSLTFEETVQNVKNGIKKLGLDLVGEFDVREYLSSDMEKMPRHLILMVCEKETALKLISNDIQMSVLFPCNVTIKEVENNTIIEVSIEDTDSTWSSAKKKEIIEVAKNTKNILKKLLDTIEQQNVKL, encoded by the coding sequence ATGGAAAATAATAAGGGTAAAAGCGAATGGGTCTCGCAACAAAATTATTCAGAAAGTCAGAGTACCCCTTATTGCATTACGCGGAGGTACGGTAGTTTGACATTTGAGGAAACCGTACAAAACGTAAAAAATGGCATTAAAAAGTTAGGTCTTGACCTTGTTGGTGAATTTGACGTGCGCGAGTATCTCAGTTCAGATATGGAAAAGATGCCTCGGCACCTCATTCTAATGGTATGTGAAAAAGAAACTGCATTAAAACTGATTTCAAATGATATTCAAATGAGCGTTCTTTTTCCGTGCAATGTAACCATTAAGGAAGTGGAAAATAATACGATTATCGAAGTGTCGATAGAAGATACAGATTCGACTTGGTCTTCCGCAAAGAAGAAAGAAATAATAGAGGTGGCCAAAAACACAAAGAACATCTTGAAAAAATTGCTCGACACTATTGAACAGCAAAATGTAAAACTATAA
- a CDS encoding DUF3347 domain-containing protein, translating into MRKSNVTTGILAMAIITLSATSCKDKKKVQENQEGHQTEQMEDSGHMDGAMEDHSQMDHDNMNHGEMAMMSSEVIADYLTLKNALVSDDKDGAAKAGEKLEGSLKNFDTSKFSDEQQDELKDIIEDATEHAEHIAKSDIGHQREHFKTLSKDVVDMVAITGTENTLYEQYCPMYDNNKGGAWLSMNEEIKNPYFGDKMLTCGKVQREIN; encoded by the coding sequence ATGAGAAAATCAAATGTAACAACTGGAATTTTGGCCATGGCAATCATAACCCTATCGGCCACATCTTGCAAAGACAAGAAAAAAGTGCAGGAAAACCAAGAAGGTCACCAAACAGAACAAATGGAGGACAGCGGCCATATGGATGGCGCTATGGAAGACCATTCGCAAATGGACCATGACAACATGAATCATGGCGAAATGGCAATGATGTCATCTGAAGTCATCGCTGACTATCTGACGCTAAAGAATGCTCTTGTGTCCGATGACAAAGATGGGGCCGCAAAGGCAGGAGAAAAGCTTGAAGGCAGCCTAAAGAACTTCGATACGAGCAAATTCAGTGATGAACAGCAGGATGAGCTGAAAGACATTATTGAAGATGCCACCGAACATGCAGAACATATCGCGAAAAGTGACATCGGGCATCAACGTGAGCACTTTAAAACCTTGAGCAAAGATGTAGTCGATATGGTCGCCATTACTGGTACAGAAAATACTTTGTATGAACAATATTGCCCAATGTATGATAACAACAAAGGAGGTGCCTGGCTAAGCATGAATGAAGAAATCAAAAATCCATATTTCGGGGATAAGATGCTCACTTGTGGAAAAGTACAAAGGGAAATCAACTAA
- a CDS encoding DUF2231 domain-containing protein, with product MKKTVSFLVLLLSLMSLHASAPKSIENSSGYSANSLGTFNTVELSEKPQQHTETHAEKPINKEEVGLDEFDNLHPLVVHFPIVLLLFAALLQGIQLFVLKRNLDWVILFLIGTGFIGAYVAGTFVHPHTHGLTDVAQKILDNHDKYADWTIWSSALAAVLKIISLFWIKLNRGFEIAVLFIMAFSAFSVSQAGHYGAQLVYIQGVGPQGQYLETERAGEESHSH from the coding sequence ATGAAAAAAACGGTCTCATTTTTAGTATTACTTCTAAGCCTAATGTCGCTTCATGCAAGTGCACCTAAGTCCATTGAGAACAGTTCAGGGTATTCGGCGAATAGTTTAGGAACCTTTAATACTGTTGAATTGTCCGAAAAACCACAGCAACATACCGAAACCCACGCCGAAAAGCCCATAAACAAAGAAGAGGTAGGTTTGGATGAATTCGACAATTTACATCCGTTGGTAGTGCATTTTCCTATCGTACTCCTGTTGTTTGCGGCATTGCTCCAAGGTATTCAGCTCTTCGTCCTTAAAAGGAACTTGGACTGGGTTATCCTGTTTCTTATCGGTACGGGTTTTATTGGGGCCTACGTAGCGGGAACTTTTGTACACCCGCATACCCATGGCCTTACGGATGTAGCTCAAAAAATCCTGGACAACCATGATAAATATGCAGATTGGACTATTTGGTCAAGTGCTTTGGCCGCAGTTTTAAAAATTATCAGCCTTTTTTGGATAAAACTGAATCGAGGTTTTGAAATTGCCGTTCTCTTTATTATGGCCTTTTCGGCGTTCTCCGTTTCGCAAGCAGGGCATTATGGCGCTCAGCTCGTTTATATTCAGGGTGTTGGACCACAGGGCCAGTATTTGGAAACTGAAAGGGCAGGGGAAGAAAGCCATTCGCATTGA
- a CDS encoding multicopper oxidase domain-containing protein: MIRKITVLLVLLISCNIAAQLVSNESEENVDNWPERVYDLTIGYETVNYTGKDVKAMTINGGIPGPNLEFNEGEFAIINVTNTMDVETSVHWHGLILPNFYDGVPYLTTPPIEPGETQQYKFALKQSGTYWYHSHTGLQEQRGVYGSIQINPKETNLEYDKDLVLILSDWMDENPKTQLRNLKRGNEWYLIKKDQVQSWDKVISKGAVGAKLKMMWQRMPDMAILDNYYDLFFINGKSSNEYPDFNPGERVRLRFVNAAAASYFWLTFGGNDPMLVSADGLDVVPVKQNKTLIGVAETYDFIVTIPQSGKLEIRATSQDGSGQASAYLGTGDVLEAPTVPIPDLIKLMENMMSMDMKMGAPAAKFNPSKNDSIKVMKKYAMDMGGMKMDHSKMDMQKEDQMQKNDQKMEDEGGKMKMPKDKTDHAKMEMKDDKMDMKMGYVLPADKVIGDAMKTGGNPEFNYNYLKAPGKTVYEDNKPVREMLFNLTGNMNRYVWSINGVPLSETDKIKIEQGEVVRITLNNLTMMHHPMHLHGHFFRVLNEHGEYSPLKHTVNVAPMQKVVIEFDANEYGDWFFHCHVLYHINSGMARVFSYDTPRDERLKGYPLSNLTTEADHMWTWGEVTGASHMGEFFLTTTNIRNQFILRAEYGWNENLEAEFTYERWLNSYFRVFGGVNVENEMEDSMDEIGTTGVVGIRYFLPLLIDSDLRIDNKLRPTISFSTATMIFQRLALFGEYEYQMDFGWVNDFEPGTDFEQEQTWQVGLEYVLSRDFSLMGSYDNRFGWGGGLSMRF; the protein is encoded by the coding sequence ATGATCAGAAAAATTACAGTGTTGTTGGTACTTCTCATTTCGTGCAACATTGCCGCACAATTAGTATCCAATGAAAGCGAAGAAAATGTGGATAATTGGCCTGAACGGGTCTATGATTTGACCATTGGTTACGAAACGGTCAACTATACCGGAAAAGATGTGAAGGCCATGACGATCAATGGTGGTATTCCTGGACCCAATCTCGAATTCAACGAGGGCGAGTTTGCCATTATCAACGTAACCAATACGATGGATGTCGAAACCTCGGTACACTGGCATGGGTTGATACTGCCCAACTTCTACGACGGCGTACCTTACCTTACAACGCCACCAATTGAACCCGGCGAGACCCAACAATACAAATTTGCGCTGAAACAGTCGGGCACGTATTGGTACCATTCCCATACGGGTTTACAGGAACAACGTGGTGTTTATGGCTCCATCCAGATCAATCCCAAAGAAACAAATCTTGAGTATGACAAAGATTTGGTACTGATACTTTCGGATTGGATGGATGAAAATCCCAAGACACAACTGAGAAACCTTAAACGAGGCAATGAGTGGTACCTAATCAAAAAGGACCAGGTTCAAAGTTGGGACAAGGTAATCTCAAAAGGTGCGGTAGGTGCGAAACTAAAAATGATGTGGCAGCGTATGCCCGATATGGCCATATTGGACAATTATTACGACCTGTTTTTTATAAATGGAAAATCTTCTAATGAATACCCTGATTTCAATCCCGGCGAACGGGTACGATTGCGCTTCGTAAATGCGGCCGCAGCTTCCTATTTCTGGCTGACATTTGGTGGTAATGACCCTATGTTGGTCTCTGCCGACGGCCTTGATGTAGTGCCGGTAAAACAGAACAAGACCCTTATCGGTGTGGCCGAGACCTATGATTTTATAGTGACCATACCACAAAGCGGAAAACTTGAAATACGTGCCACTTCTCAGGACGGATCTGGTCAGGCTTCCGCCTATCTAGGGACGGGCGATGTTTTGGAAGCCCCCACGGTACCTATACCCGACCTTATCAAACTAATGGAAAACATGATGTCGATGGACATGAAGATGGGTGCACCCGCGGCCAAATTCAATCCCTCCAAAAACGATTCCATCAAAGTGATGAAAAAATATGCGATGGATATGGGCGGTATGAAAATGGACCATTCCAAAATGGATATGCAAAAAGAAGATCAAATGCAGAAGAATGACCAAAAGATGGAAGATGAAGGGGGTAAGATGAAAATGCCAAAGGATAAGACGGATCATGCCAAAATGGAGATGAAAGACGATAAAATGGATATGAAAATGGGCTATGTGCTGCCCGCCGACAAGGTCATTGGCGATGCCATGAAAACCGGGGGCAATCCGGAATTTAACTACAACTATCTCAAAGCACCCGGAAAAACGGTATACGAAGACAACAAACCTGTTAGGGAAATGCTGTTCAACCTTACGGGAAACATGAACCGTTACGTATGGAGCATCAACGGGGTTCCGCTTTCAGAAACCGATAAAATAAAAATTGAACAAGGCGAAGTAGTGCGCATTACTTTGAACAACCTGACCATGATGCACCACCCGATGCACCTACACGGACACTTTTTCAGGGTACTGAACGAACACGGCGAATATTCGCCCTTAAAACATACGGTCAACGTGGCCCCGATGCAAAAAGTGGTCATCGAATTCGATGCCAATGAATATGGCGACTGGTTCTTTCATTGCCACGTACTGTACCATATCAACAGTGGTATGGCAAGGGTATTCAGCTATGACACCCCAAGGGATGAACGATTGAAAGGGTATCCCTTATCCAACCTGACCACCGAGGCCGACCATATGTGGACATGGGGTGAGGTTACGGGTGCCAGCCACATGGGCGAGTTTTTTCTGACCACTACGAACATCCGAAACCAGTTCATATTGCGAGCGGAATATGGATGGAACGAGAACTTGGAAGCCGAATTTACCTATGAACGATGGCTGAACAGTTATTTCCGTGTTTTCGGTGGGGTAAATGTCGAAAACGAAATGGAAGATAGTATGGATGAAATAGGCACCACGGGAGTAGTGGGTATCCGGTACTTCTTGCCATTGTTGATAGATTCTGATCTACGCATCGATAATAAACTACGGCCGACGATTTCATTTTCGACGGCTACGATGATCTTTCAGAGACTCGCCCTTTTTGGCGAATACGAATATCAAATGGATTTTGGCTGGGTCAATGATTTTGAACCGGGAACCGATTTTGAACAAGAGCAGACCTGGCAAGTAGGATTGGAATATGTCCTGAGCAGAGATTTTTCCTTAATGGGCAGTTACGACAACCGTTTCGGTTGGGGAGGCGGACTTTCAATGCGATTTTAA
- a CDS encoding APC family permease yields the protein MGQYKKNSLSLTGAVSLGTGVMIGAGIFALLGQVAELSGQWFPYAFLLGAIISGFSAYSYVKMSNAYPSAGGIAMYLKKIYGKSALTASGALLMALSMVINESLVARTFGSYTLQLFDVDDNSVWVPILGVFLLIVAFLINISGNKVIGKASLVMAILKIGGIAIFAIGGLWAAGFSFSEVVPSESLTEYPITNYLGALALSILAYKGFTTITNSGDEIVKPNKNVGRSIVISLLICTVVYLLVAFAVSSNLSINEIIAAKDYSLAEASRPAFGKYGLWFTVGIAIISTISGVIASIFAVSRMTAMLTEKELIPHEHFGMPGRLQKHMLVYTVILAITLTVLFDLTRIASLGAIFYLIMDIGIHWGVFKNLRKDVKANPAVLITAIILDVVVLGAFLWIKVSSDVLVVLVAVLLMVLIFFGEKWFLKRNDSDEKEDFKNDV from the coding sequence ATGGGACAATACAAAAAAAATAGCCTGAGTTTGACCGGTGCCGTATCTCTAGGAACGGGGGTAATGATTGGCGCAGGTATCTTCGCGCTGTTAGGGCAGGTAGCAGAATTGTCTGGTCAGTGGTTTCCCTATGCGTTTTTGCTGGGGGCCATTATCTCGGGTTTTAGTGCCTATTCGTATGTTAAGATGTCCAATGCCTATCCCTCTGCGGGCGGTATCGCCATGTATCTCAAGAAGATATATGGTAAAAGTGCATTGACAGCTTCCGGAGCGTTGTTGATGGCCTTGTCAATGGTCATCAACGAGAGTTTGGTTGCACGTACCTTCGGCTCGTACACTCTACAATTGTTCGATGTAGATGATAACAGTGTTTGGGTGCCCATTTTGGGGGTATTCCTGCTGATTGTCGCCTTTCTTATCAATATTTCGGGCAACAAAGTTATCGGAAAGGCCTCTTTGGTCATGGCCATTCTAAAAATAGGTGGGATAGCCATTTTTGCCATAGGCGGTCTATGGGCCGCAGGTTTTTCATTCTCCGAAGTAGTTCCGTCCGAAAGTCTGACGGAATATCCAATCACTAATTATTTGGGAGCATTAGCTCTATCTATTTTGGCTTACAAAGGTTTCACTACAATTACCAATAGTGGCGATGAAATAGTCAAACCCAATAAAAATGTTGGGCGTTCAATTGTCATTTCTTTGCTCATCTGTACGGTGGTCTATTTATTGGTCGCTTTTGCGGTCTCTTCCAATCTTTCGATAAACGAAATCATAGCAGCGAAAGACTATTCATTGGCAGAAGCTTCCCGCCCCGCTTTTGGCAAGTATGGGCTTTGGTTCACAGTGGGTATCGCCATCATATCGACAATTTCTGGTGTGATAGCAAGCATTTTTGCAGTATCCAGAATGACAGCAATGCTGACCGAAAAGGAATTGATTCCCCATGAGCATTTTGGTATGCCGGGCAGGCTTCAAAAACATATGCTGGTGTATACAGTAATTCTGGCCATAACCTTAACGGTTCTATTTGATCTTACGAGAATCGCTTCATTGGGTGCTATATTTTATTTGATTATGGATATAGGAATCCATTGGGGAGTGTTTAAAAATCTTCGTAAGGATGTTAAGGCCAATCCTGCCGTTTTGATTACTGCTATTATTCTAGACGTAGTGGTTCTTGGGGCTTTTCTTTGGATAAAGGTAAGCAGTGATGTATTGGTCGTACTAGTGGCGGTCCTACTAATGGTCTTGATTTTTTTCGGAGAAAAATGGTTTTTGAAAAGAAATGATAGTGATGAAAAAGAAGATTTTAAAAATGATGTATGA
- a CDS encoding DUF4175 domain-containing protein, which yields MKTKGILMTIGLIATMVGCKSTFNASETMQVDENRNAIYQEIISNPVQFANFISEARKNEEAKKLLMKAHMEQMESGDMKMMMDKNPEMKEKMQAHMQKMMEKNPEMKEKMQSKMLDKMMESEKGRKMLMEKMHKNEMMKKQMKERMKNMMDENPDMMEEMMQKMMEKNPEMMKKMKEKMKNKGA from the coding sequence ATGAAAACAAAAGGAATTTTAATGACAATCGGATTAATAGCAACGATGGTTGGCTGTAAATCAACTTTCAATGCCTCCGAGACCATGCAGGTAGATGAAAATAGAAATGCCATCTATCAAGAGATTATCTCAAATCCGGTGCAGTTTGCCAATTTTATCAGTGAGGCAAGAAAGAATGAAGAGGCCAAAAAATTATTGATGAAAGCCCATATGGAGCAGATGGAATCTGGGGATATGAAAATGATGATGGACAAAAATCCCGAAATGAAAGAAAAAATGCAGGCCCATATGCAGAAGATGATGGAGAAGAATCCTGAAATGAAGGAAAAGATGCAGTCCAAAATGCTCGATAAGATGATGGAGAGTGAAAAGGGCCGTAAGATGTTGATGGAAAAAATGCACAAAAACGAAATGATGAAAAAACAGATGAAGGAAAGAATGAAAAATATGATGGATGAGAATCCTGATATGATGGAAGAAATGATGCAGAAAATGATGGAAAAAAATCCAGAGATGATGAAAAAGATGAAAGAAAAAATGAAAAATAAAGGAGCGTAA